Below is a window of Synechococcus sp. RSCCF101 DNA.
GCCTATCAGGCCATGGCCCGGGAGGCCCTCGAGGACCCGGAGCGGTTCTGGGGCGAGGCGGCGCGCCGCGAACTGCACTGGTTCGAGCCCTTCCACACCGTTCTCGACTGGAGTGCGCCGCCCACGGCCCGCTGGTTCGAGGGAGGTCGCACCAACCTCTCCACCAACTGCCTCGATCGCCACCTCAAAGGACCCCGCGCCGACAAGTGCGCCCTGATCTGGGAGGGGGAGCCGGGTGATGTGCGCCGCTTCACCTACCGGGAGCTGCACACCGAGGTCTGCCGTGCCGCCAACGCGCTGCGCGGCCTGGGCATCGGAAAGGGCGACCTGGTGGCCCTCTACATGCCGATGATTCCGGAGGCCGCCATCGCGATGCTGGCCTGCGCCCGCATCGGCGCGCCCCACTCCGTCGTCTTCGGTGGCTTCTCGGCTGAAGCCCTGCGGGACCGGCTCGTCGATGGCCAGGCCAGGGCTGTGATCACCGCCGATGGCGGCTTCCGCAAGGACAAGGCCGTGGCCCTCAAGCCGGCCGTGGACGCGGCCCTGGCCGATGGTGCCTGTCCCTCGGTGGAGCACGTGCTGGTGGTGCAGCGCACCAAGGAGCCCGTGGCCATGCAGGAGGGGCGTGACCTCTGGTGGCACGACCGGGTGCCCGGGGCGGGCGACACCTGCGCGGCCGAGCCGATGGAGAGCGAGGACCGGCTCTTCGTGCTCTACACCTCCGGCTCGACCGGCAAGCCGAAAGGGGTGGTGCACACCACCGCCGGCTACAACCTCTGGGCCCATCTCACCTTCCAGTGGATCTTCGACATCCGCGAGGACGACATCTACTGGTGCACGGCCGACGTGGGCTGGATCACCGGCCACAGCTACATCGTCTACGGCCCCCTCTCGAACGGAGCCACCACGGTGATGTACGAGGGCGCGCCGAGACCGTCGAAGCCGGGTGCCTTCTGGGAGCTGATCGAGAAGCACCGGATCACCATCTTCTACACCGCGCCCACGGCGATCCGGGCCTTCATGAAGAGCGGCCGCGAGGTGCCCGATCAATCGGATCTCTCCAGCCTGCGTCTGCTGGGAACGGTGGGTGAGCCGATCAATCCCGAGGCCTGGATGTGGTATCGGGAGGTGATCGGGGGCGACCGCTGCCCGGTGATCGACACCTGGTGGCAGACGGAGACGGGTGGAGTGATGATCAGCCCGCTGCCGGGCGCCACACCCACCAAACCGGGATCGGCCACCCTGCCCCTGCCCGGCATCGACGCGGACGTGGTGGATCTCGATGGTCACCGGGCCGGCACCGACGAGGGGGGCTTCCTGGTGGTGCGCCGCCCCTGGCCGGGGATGATGCGCACGGTGCACGGCAACGAGAAGCGGTTCCGGGAGAGCTACTGGGAACACATCCGTCCCGAGGACGGCAGCCACATCTATTTCGCCGGCGATGGCGCCCGCCGCGACGGCGACGGCTACTTCTGGGTGATGGGCCGGGTGGATGACGTGATCAACGTCTCCGGGCACCGGCTGGGCACGATGGAGATCGAATCGGCCCTGGTCAGCCATCCGGCGGTGGCCGAGGCGGCCGTGGTGGGCCGTCCGGACGACCTCAAGGGTGAGGCGGTGGTGGCCTTCGTGATGCTGGAGGCCGGCCGCGAGGGCAGCGATGCCCTGGCCCGCGAGCTGCGCGGCCACGTGGGTGAGGAGATCGGCCCCATCGCCCGGCCCGACGAGGTGCGCTTCAGCGACGGCCTTCCCAAGACCCGCAGCGGCAAGATCATGCGCCGCATCCTGCGGGCCCTGGCGGCGGGTCAGGAGGTGCAGGGCGACACCAGCACCCTGGAGGACCGGAGCGTGCTGGAGCGGCTGCGCGGCTGAGCCGCTCAGCCGACGGTGCTGGGCTGGGGCCGGCCGATCCAGGCCAGCGCCGTCTGCGAGATGGTGGCGGCCAGCTGGCGC
It encodes the following:
- the acs gene encoding acetate--CoA ligase, with translation MRREPSSTPADVTIESVLHEQRVFSPPADLAASARIGSMEAYQAMAREALEDPERFWGEAARRELHWFEPFHTVLDWSAPPTARWFEGGRTNLSTNCLDRHLKGPRADKCALIWEGEPGDVRRFTYRELHTEVCRAANALRGLGIGKGDLVALYMPMIPEAAIAMLACARIGAPHSVVFGGFSAEALRDRLVDGQARAVITADGGFRKDKAVALKPAVDAALADGACPSVEHVLVVQRTKEPVAMQEGRDLWWHDRVPGAGDTCAAEPMESEDRLFVLYTSGSTGKPKGVVHTTAGYNLWAHLTFQWIFDIREDDIYWCTADVGWITGHSYIVYGPLSNGATTVMYEGAPRPSKPGAFWELIEKHRITIFYTAPTAIRAFMKSGREVPDQSDLSSLRLLGTVGEPINPEAWMWYREVIGGDRCPVIDTWWQTETGGVMISPLPGATPTKPGSATLPLPGIDADVVDLDGHRAGTDEGGFLVVRRPWPGMMRTVHGNEKRFRESYWEHIRPEDGSHIYFAGDGARRDGDGYFWVMGRVDDVINVSGHRLGTMEIESALVSHPAVAEAAVVGRPDDLKGEAVVAFVMLEAGREGSDALARELRGHVGEEIGPIARPDEVRFSDGLPKTRSGKIMRRILRALAAGQEVQGDTSTLEDRSVLERLRG